The sequence CGTTCGCCTGCCGCGGCCGAAACGCTCGAGAAAGAGGCCTTGCGCCTCTTCGATGGTCTTCATGTCCAGATAGACGTTTCTCTTCAAGCCCCGATCTCCTTCCGTCACTCGAGCAGCGTGACACGCACGGTCTCCCCCTGATAAAGCCCCTCGGTGTGCAAACCGATCTTCACGAGCCCGTCGGCACGGATCAGCGTGGATATGAGGCCGGATTTCCCGAAAACGGGCTCGGCCGCCAGGGTTCCTGCGTCGTCGAAAAGCCTGACGCGGACGTAATCTTCTCGGCCCGTGACGGATTCGATGTTGCGCGCCAGGCGGGCCGAGACCTCCTTCGGCCGCTCCTCAGCCTCTGCGGCCACCCCGGAAAGCCTTCCGAGCAGCGGGCGCAGAAAAACCTCCGCCACCACCAGCGCCGAGGCGACATGCCCGGGCAGCCCCACGAAAGGCTTGCCGCCGCAACGGCCGAGAATGGTCGGTTTGCCCGGGCTGATGGAGACCCCGTGGACAAGCAGTTCGAACCCGGGCAGGGCCTCCAGGACGGAAAGGGTCAAGTCGCGCATGCCGACCGAACTGCCCCCCGATACCCAGACGGTGTCGCAAAGCCCCAGGGCCTCCGTCATCTTGCCCTCGAGGGCCTCGAACCGGTCCGGACAGATCCCGAAATGCTGCGGCTCCGCACCGTGGCGGAGGCAGAAGGCCTCCAGCGTATAGCGGTTGATGTCTCTCACCTGGCCGGGAGACGGCAGCGCATCAGAGGGGACGATCTCATCGCCCGTCGAAATGATCCCGACCACCGGACGCCGGTGGACCGAAACCTCCGCGCAACCGAAACCGGCCAGTGCCCCGATCTCCTGCATGCGCAGGCGCACGCCCTTCGGGATCACCAGCACGCCCTTCCTGAAATCGTCTCCCGGCTGGATGACATTCTCAAGGGGCGCGATCGGCCGTGAAACCTCCAGGGTCGTTTCGTCCAGCAGCTCCGCATACTCCACCATGACCACCCCGTCGGCACCGTCGGGCAGCATGCCGCCCGTGGCAATCCGCACGGCCTCCTGCTCCCCCACCTTGACCTTGGGAGCAGCGCCCATACGAACCTCTCCAGCCAGATTCAGAAGGGCCGGGAGTCCCTCGGAAGCCCCGAAGGTGTCTCTGGCCCGGACGGCAAACCCGTCCATCGCAGATTTGAAAAAGGCCGGCAGGTCTTCCGGGGCAAGGAAATCCCGCCTAAGTACGCGGCCAAAGGCCTTGTCGACCGGCAGGCTTTCCTCATCCAAAGGATCGAAGGCGTTGATCAGGGCTACGACTTCGGCAGTCGTTTTCAGCTTGAAAAAAGACTCCATGCACAAAGGCTCCAGATCGAATCCGCCCGCCGATCGAACCCTGCAGCCCACACGGCTCCACGGAATAAACATCTCAAAGGGCGGACCAAATTTCGATGTTCGATTATGTCATAAAAAACATAGCGCTTCAAACAGAAAAACCCCCGCGATCCTTTTACAGAATCCGCATGGATAAAAGCCTTCCCTGCAGGGTTGCCATTCGGACTCTGCTGTGGCATGATCCATTCGAGAGCCTCTCGGGCATGTAGACAGAGGCGGGGATGGACAGTCCGCCGCTTGAGACGCCGACTTCTTAGATATCGGCAGGGGTTTTTCATGCCCGGACAAAAAGTTCAGGGTGCTGAATCACCATTTCCGGAGGATCACGAGGAAGACATGCAGCCTGCTACGCCGGATCTCAAAGGCAAACGCACCGGCCCCTACAGAAAGTTCATTTACTGGCTTACGCCGGAGGATACAGCCCGCTTGAGGGAGGACCTCACCGCCCAAGGCATCAAGGTGAAGGCCGCCAAAGGCGTCGTCTGCACCCCGTTCGACTCCTTCAATCGAATCAGCACCGTCGCGCCCGAGGTCTGGGATGACACCTGCAAACGCGCCGGCGCGTGGTACCACACTTCCGACAAGGACGGTCTTCACGCGGTCGTGAGCGCCGCAGCCCTGCCCGGCTATGAAGACCGTCTCGCTTCGGTCATCACCGAATCGGACTTCGCTCCGCCCCGCTTGGCCGACAAGGAGGACAAGCGCGCCCTTCTCGAAGACCCCATGCTGAAGGCGCGGATGCCCCCGGCCTGGCTCAACGTCCTGCCGCGCGAGGAAGCGATCTATCTCCGCTGGGCGCACCGCATGGGCTCGGAGGAACCCCACTTCAACGCGCTCTTCCTCACCCACACAGCCAATCACGCCAACTTCATCCATCCGCGCTGCTTCGTCGAGGAAGCAGGGCGGATCGTTCCCTATTCCATCGACCGCACGGCCCACCTGTGCTCCTGCTGCCTCGAGATCTACCAGATCCTCGGGGGTGCCTACCCCGTCAAACAGGTGGCGCCCTGCCCCGGGGCGGCCCTCTTCGCCCGCCTCCAGCCCGACCGCTACCTCCTCGTACGCTCCGGGGCCGCAGCGGCGGACGACTGAAAGGACGCCGCGGCCATGACAGCGTCGAGCGGACCCCGCGCATCGATCGACCAAAAATACCCCAAGGAGATTCTCCTGCCGGACGGGCGGGAAGTGCTCATCCGCCCTCCCGGCAAGGCGGACGCCGAAGGGCTGCTCGGGCTTTTTCAAAGGCTGCCGCTCATCGAGCGCTGGTGTTTCGGTGAAAATCCCTGCGAACGGGGCGTCGTGGAAGGCTGGATCGATCGGCATCTGGAGGGTCGCACATTCGGCATTCTAGCCCTTTGTGAAGACGAAGTGGTGGGATTCGGCACCATTTTACGCCCCGGCTACGGCGGCCGCCGCCACACAAGCACCCTGCAACTCGCGGTCCTGCCCACGTTTCGAAAGCTCGGCCTGTGCACATGGATGACCCTGGACCTGATTCGCCGGGCCATGGAGTTCGACATCGAGACCCTCCGCGCGGACCTCGTGATGGGGCTCGAAAACGACGTGATCGAGGCGCTCGGCCAGTGCGCCTTCGTCGAACGGTGTGTCGTCGAGGACGGCTTCAGGTGCCCGGACGGGATGTGCTACGTCACGGTGGTGATGACGAGAACGCTCTATCCGACCTGGGGCGATTTTTGAGCCGATGAGCCGCTTCCCGCCACAGGTCACCCGCCTGCAGACCCCTAGAGGCCCCGTCGACATCCAATCGTTCTGCCCGCCCGAGATGATCGGGCCCTTGGATTTCGACCCCTCGCTCAAACGGTACACCGCCTACAAACCGCTCCTCTCGGACAAGGAGGCCCTGCTTGCAGCCGCCTCGAACGAGGAGCAGAACGTCACGCTCGCCTGCACGGAAGCAGGCGGCATCGTGGGTGTGGCCCTGCTGGAATATCCCTCGAAGGAGGAGCGCTGGACCCGGGTCGGCGAGCGGATCATGATGGAGGTCGCCGTGATCGAGGTCGGCGCCGCCTGGCGCTCCGCCGGCATCGCGCGGGAGATGCTGCGCGCCCTCGTCGATCACCCCCTGAAGGAAAACCGCATCTTTTATATGGTCGGGTACTCCTGGACCTGGGACCTCGAAGGCACGGGGCTCACCGCCATCCGTTATCGCGAGATGCTGATCGGGCTGTTCTCAGCCTTCGGTTTCAGGACCTTTCAGACCAACGAACCCAACGTCCTGCTCCGGCCCGAGAACCTCTTCATGGCGCGCATCGGCGGACAGGTCCCCGAAGCGGTGCAGAAACGCTTCAAATGGGTCCGCTTCGATATGGATCGCTATATGGAAGACACCGGGTGGAAAGGCGCATGACAGGCGGTTCGAAGACCTGATTCCGCTCCGCGCCGCAACGGGAAGGACGTCCGCCTACCGCTTGAAGAGCAGCAGGGCGCCCAGCATGAGGAGCAGCACCCCCGCCATGCGCCGGAGGTCGAAGGGGATCCCTTTGAACCCGAACCAACCGTAGTGGTCCAGGATCAGCCCCGTGGTCAACTGCGCCGCGATCGTCGCCCCCATGGCGGCGGCCGTCCCGATTCGGGGAACAGCGACGATCGTCAGGGTCACGAACATAGCCCCCAGAAACCCGCCCGTCAACTCCCACCACACGGCGTCGTAAATCCCCTTCAGGCTCCCGCGCCCCGTCACGAGCACCACGGCCAGGAGGGCCAGGGTTCCGACGGCGAAGGATATGCAAGAACTCTCGAGGAACCCCACCTTCTGGGCGAGGCGGGCGTTGATGGAGGGCTGGAGCGCCACGGCCATGCCGCCGGCGAACATCAGTGCGAACAGAACGAAATGGGACATGGGATCGTTTCCTCCCGTCGGAGTATCTGTGTTTGTCCACCGGACCCGCCAGGCGGCTGGCCGCCCGGACCGGTGTCGAAATCCCATGATAGCCATTATTGGATGTTTTTCCAGGAAAAATCCGCCGGCGGGCCTCAGGACGTACCGGCCGATCTTTGCGCCGCCCCCTTCTCGTGCGGGCGTCCGCGCCCCGTTTGCGCGTCCAGGAAGCCGATCCAGCGCACGTTCAGGCTCAATGCCCCGCCGTCGTCCTCCACCCGGCCCTTGAGGACATAGGGCCGCGCCGCCTCCAGCAGGTGGCAATACCGGTCGTAGACCCGCGGGAAAAAGACCGCCTCGTAGATCCCGGTGGGGTCCTCGAAACTCACGAACTTCATGGCCTCCCCGCCCCGCGTGTGCACGGTCTTGCCCGTCACCCACCACCCGACGGCCGTGACCTCACATCCCACGCAACGCCGCAGGTCCCGGGCCCAGACCGGCCGCAGCCGCACGAGGGCATCCCGGTAGCACGCGATGGGATGGACCGAGAGGTAAAAACCGAGGGTCTCGGCCTCCTGCCGCAGCCGGTCGGCGCGGCAAAGCGGCTCCCCGCGGCCCGACGGGCGCATCGGAGCCGGGTCGGGACGGTCGAAGAGGCCCGGGCACCTCCGGCTTCGATCGCGGGCGAAAAAGCCCAAGGCCTGCCAGACGAGGGCCGGGCGGGCGGCCTCCCCCTCCAGGCGGTCGAAGCAGCCCGCCTTGATCAGGATGCGCGCGTCCTGGAGCGTGATCCGCCCCCGCATGCGCCCCAGGAAGGACTCGAAGGACCGGAAAGGCCCGTTCTTGCCCCGCTCCTCCAGGACGGCCGCGGCGCACTCCGCGGAAAGGGCCTTCAGCTGCATCAGCCCCACCCGCACATCCCGCCCGCCGCCGGTGTAGGCCGACGCGCTCGCGTCGATGTCCGGCGGCAAGACCCGCAGCCCCATGCGCCGCGCCTCGGAGAGGTACCCGAAGGTGTTGTAGTAGCCCCCGCCGTTCGAGATCACCGCGGCCATGAACTCGGCCGGGTAACGGGCCCGCAGCCAAGCCGACTTGTAGGCCACGAGCGTGTAGCTCGCCGAGTGGGGCTTGCAGAAGCTGTAGCCGTCGAAGCCCATCATCATGCGCCAGACCTCCTCGACGGTCTCCCGCCCCACGCCCCGCCGTGCGGCGCCGGCGCAGAACCGCGCGTAGAAGTCCTTGAGCTTTTTCTCGCGGTGCTTCTTGCTCACGACCTTGCGGAGGGTGTCCGCCTCCCCGGCCTCGAACCCGGCCAGGTGGATCGCCGCCAGGCTCAGCTGCTCCTGGAAGACCATCACCCCGAGCGTCTCCTCCAGAACGGGGCGCAGCAGTGGATGGGCCGGCTCCCACGGCGCGCCGTGCAGGCGCTCCACCCAGGTGTGGATGCTCTGGTTGGAGGCCGGTCGGATGATGGAGGTGACCACCACGTTCAGATGGAAATGGTCCATCCGCCGGTACGCCTCGAAATCGACCCCCCGGCTGACCTGGGTCAGGACCCGCCGGGTCGCCGGGCTCTCGAAGTAGAAGACCCCGAAGGTGTCGGCCCGATGGAAGATACGGACGGCCGCGGGGTCGTCGAGCGGGTCGAGTTCGTCATAGGCCGGCACCCGGCCCGGGTGGTTCTCCGACGCCATGGCGAGGGCGTCCCGGATCACCGCCAGGCTCCGGTTGCCGAGGATGTCGATCTTCACCAGCCCTGCATCCTCCACCGCGTCCTTTTCCCACTGGAGGACCGGCACCCCCTTGGCCGATATCTCCACCGGACAGTAGCGGCGGATGTCGTCCGGCACCACCACCATCCCGCCGCAATGGGTGGACAGGTGGTTGAAATGCCCTTCCAATTTGACAGCGGCGTCCAGGATCTCCCCCCACGGCTCCTTGAAATCGAAGCCG is a genomic window of Desulfatiglans anilini DSM 4660 containing:
- a CDS encoding molybdopterin molybdotransferase MoeA, whose amino-acid sequence is MESFFKLKTTAEVVALINAFDPLDEESLPVDKAFGRVLRRDFLAPEDLPAFFKSAMDGFAVRARDTFGASEGLPALLNLAGEVRMGAAPKVKVGEQEAVRIATGGMLPDGADGVVMVEYAELLDETTLEVSRPIAPLENVIQPGDDFRKGVLVIPKGVRLRMQEIGALAGFGCAEVSVHRRPVVGIISTGDEIVPSDALPSPGQVRDINRYTLEAFCLRHGAEPQHFGICPDRFEALEGKMTEALGLCDTVWVSGGSSVGMRDLTLSVLEALPGFELLVHGVSISPGKPTILGRCGGKPFVGLPGHVASALVVAEVFLRPLLGRLSGVAAEAEERPKEVSARLARNIESVTGREDYVRVRLFDDAGTLAAEPVFGKSGLISTLIRADGLVKIGLHTEGLYQGETVRVTLLE
- a CDS encoding GNAT family N-acetyltransferase — protein: MTASSGPRASIDQKYPKEILLPDGREVLIRPPGKADAEGLLGLFQRLPLIERWCFGENPCERGVVEGWIDRHLEGRTFGILALCEDEVVGFGTILRPGYGGRRHTSTLQLAVLPTFRKLGLCTWMTLDLIRRAMEFDIETLRADLVMGLENDVIEALGQCAFVERCVVEDGFRCPDGMCYVTVVMTRTLYPTWGDF
- a CDS encoding DMT family transporter, encoding MSHFVLFALMFAGGMAVALQPSINARLAQKVGFLESSCISFAVGTLALLAVVLVTGRGSLKGIYDAVWWELTGGFLGAMFVTLTIVAVPRIGTAAAMGATIAAQLTTGLILDHYGWFGFKGIPFDLRRMAGVLLLMLGALLLFKR
- a CDS encoding DNA polymerase III subunit alpha translates to MKDFVHLHVHSHFSKGWGIGTVERLCSAAAALGMRRLALTDTNGLYGLVPFLQAAREQGITPIAGSELVHGGRRAVLLVKDEAGYANLSAMISARHCDPDFDLIQVLRERRRGLTVLSDDIRLLKALRRDSRDDLFVEMSPGYGMARAYAFARGSGLPPVATSRVFLVERGDFPLHRILRAIAENSTLSRLTPAAVCKEADFLQPPSAMIDQFPHAPAAVANTLRVADGCLTAWEFNRIIFPRFAGMGDREAFDRLYQTALEGCRRRCGPLTETVRRRLDHEMEIIRAKNFAHYFLVVAEMTRKVRYSCGRGSAAASLVAYALGITHVDPVRHNLLFERFLNPGRLDPPDIDVDFAWDEREQVMDEAFARYGHRRAAMVANQNTFGARAAVREVAKVFGLTEGEIARVTGRIGYGWRLGKMGAELRTHPRMRGFDFKEPWGEILDAAVKLEGHFNHLSTHCGGMVVVPDDIRRYCPVEISAKGVPVLQWEKDAVEDAGLVKIDILGNRSLAVIRDALAMASENHPGRVPAYDELDPLDDPAAVRIFHRADTFGVFYFESPATRRVLTQVSRGVDFEAYRRMDHFHLNVVVTSIIRPASNQSIHTWVERLHGAPWEPAHPLLRPVLEETLGVMVFQEQLSLAAIHLAGFEAGEADTLRKVVSKKHREKKLKDFYARFCAGAARRGVGRETVEEVWRMMMGFDGYSFCKPHSASYTLVAYKSAWLRARYPAEFMAAVISNGGGYYNTFGYLSEARRMGLRVLPPDIDASASAYTGGGRDVRVGLMQLKALSAECAAAVLEERGKNGPFRSFESFLGRMRGRITLQDARILIKAGCFDRLEGEAARPALVWQALGFFARDRSRRCPGLFDRPDPAPMRPSGRGEPLCRADRLRQEAETLGFYLSVHPIACYRDALVRLRPVWARDLRRCVGCEVTAVGWWVTGKTVHTRGGEAMKFVSFEDPTGIYEAVFFPRVYDRYCHLLEAARPYVLKGRVEDDGGALSLNVRWIGFLDAQTGRGRPHEKGAAQRSAGTS